GTGCATTGGTGGCGGCAAACAGGGTTAATGTCGTCACGAGGGCGATGATTGATTTCATCGGATTCTCCTCAATGTTGTTGATTTAGGTTGAATAACTTCTAGATTGGCGATTTATTGGGTAAACAGCATTATCCGTTGCCGATATGAATAGTTTAGTCCTCATTCATTCAATTGATAGCTACATTTTTTGCTGTTTAGAGTCAAAAAAACTGAATGTCTTTGACAATAAATGCTTACGCCTTGCTGGCGGCCTTCGAGAGGCAAACAACGGCATTATTCTCTTACCGATCTTCCCCCCGATAATAATTTCGCCAATTACCTTGAGTTTCCTACCCTGCGCAAGTATGATTACGCGTCATTTTTCAGCCGCACACAAACACGTTCCTTGCCTCCATGGGCCGCGGCTGACCCTATCAGGAGGCTGAATAATCCGTAAGGAGCAATTCGATGCGTCATTACGAAATCGTTTTTATGGTCCATCCTGACCAGAGCGAACAGGTTCCGGGCATGATCGAGCGTTACAGTGCAACCATCACTAACGCTGCTGGTCAGATTCACCGTCTGGAAGACTGGGGCCGCCGTCAGCTGGCTTACCCGATCAACAAACTGCACAAAGCCCACTACGTTCTGCTGAACGTTGAAGCTCCGCAGGAAGCGATCGATGAGCTGGAAACTAACTTCCGCTTCAACGACGCCGTTATCCGTAGCATGGTTATGCGTACTAAAAACGCGGTAACTGAAGCTTCACCAATGGTTAAAGCGAAAGACGAACGTCGTGGCGATCGCCGCGAAGACTTCGCTAACGAAACCGCTGATGATGCTGATGCTGGGGATTCTGAAGAGTAATTGCTGCAATGACCTCAAATCGTCTGGTTCTGACTGGCACAGTGTGCAAAGTTCCCATTCGAAAGGTCAGTCCTTCTGGAATCCCGCACTGTCAGTTTGTGCTTGAGCACAGATCGATACAGCAGGAAGCCGGACTTAGCAGACAAGCATGGTGCAGAATGCCCGTGATTGTCAGCGGACAAGCATTTCAAGCAACTACCCACAGATTAACGGTCGGCAGTATGCTAACGGTTCAAGGTTTCATTAGTAGCCATCAAGGCCGCAATGGTTTGACCAAGTTAGTGTTACATGCCGAGCAGATTGAATTGATAGATTCTGGAGACTAGCCATATGGCACGTTATTTCCGTCGTCGCAAGTTCTGCCGTTTCACCGCGGAAGGCGTTCAAGAGATTGACTATAAAGACATCGCTACGCTGAAAAACTACATCACCGAAAGCGGTAAGATTGTACCTAGCCGTATCACCGGTACCCGTGCGAAGTACCAGCGTCAGCTGGCTCGTGCTATCAAGCGCGCACGTTACCTTTCTCTGCTGCCATATACTGATCGTCATCAGTAATCGGCTGCTGTCCATTAACGACTTTAAGAGGATAAGGTAATGCAAGTTATTCTGCTTGATAAAGTAGCAAACCTGGGTAGCCTGGGTGATCAGGTTAACGTTAAAGCAGGTTACGCACGTAACTTCTTGGTTCCACAGGGCAAAGCTGTTCCTGCAACTAAGAAAAACATCGAGTTCTTCGAAGCACGCCGTGCTGAACTGGAAGCCAAACTGGCTGACGTTCTGGCAGCTGCTGAAGCTCGTGCTGCTAAGATCAACGAACTGGGTGCTGTAACTCTCGCTTCTAAAGCGGGTGACGAAGGCAAACTGTTTGGTTCAATCGGTACTCGCGACATCGCTGATGCAGTTACTGCAGCCGGTGTTCAGGTAGCGAAAAGCGAAGTTCGCCTGCCGAATGGCGTTCTGCGTACTGTGGGTGATCACGAAGTTCACTTCCAGGTACACAGCGACGTATTCGCACAGCTGAATGTCGTTGTAGTTGCTGAGTAATAGCTGAAAAGCTATTAACGATGTAACTCGTCAAAGCGCCGGCCTTGTGCCGGCGTTTTGCATTCTATTCTCGCCAAAATCTCGGGTTATCGTGAAATACGGCGTAAACTAGCATAAGTTTTGTCGAGGAGACTCTTATGCCTGCTACTATCCACATCGCCCGCGTTTACGACGTCCATGCCCCGTTTCCTGCTAGTACTTTCCTCACCGACCGCCTATGGCCGCGTGGTATCTCCAAAGTCCGCCTAGAAGGCGTGCAGTGGCTTAAGGCCGTTGCGCCAAGCAATGAGCTACGCCATGCTTTTCATGAGCAACGCGTGTCTTGGCAAGAGTTTGGCGAGCTTTACCGTGCAGAACTGCATGCTAACCAAGCCTGTGAAGAATTAGTTGGGCTGTTAAAGCGCGATGAGCCATTGATGCTGCTCTATGGCAGCCGAGATGAGCAGCACAATCAGGCGATTGTACTGCGTGGATATCTGTTAGAGCAGGTTAGCGGTTAGCGAACTCGGCGAAAGCTGCCGTCAGATTCGCGGCGGAATTCAATTTGTTCGTTCGTGATGGTTTCAATTTTGAGTGCAATAACCTGACCCTGCGCGTTGTGTTGGATCTCAACTTCTTGCCCAGCTTTCAGATTACTTAGGGGCTTATCGTTGCCCTCAACCTGTGCCATGGCAAAAACATCATTAACATCCAGTTGGTTATCGCGAAATAACTGCGCTAGGGTTTGGCCCGCTTGAATATGGTATTCCTGCCAGCCATTTGCGGCGGTTTGATTCGTCGGCGCTACGCGCGGCGGCGGTGGGGCATCGTTGTTTTGCATTCCGGCCTGTAAGGGCGCTTCGTTTTCCTGAGTTTGTTCAGGCGTATAGCGAGCATCTTGTGGGTCAGAGTAAGGCCAGAGAAGAGACAGCAAAAGTACCACTGTAGCGACAATCACCCAGCGGCGGTGGAAAGCAGGTAGCGGCTCCATCCAATCGAAACGATCGGGCATATGCCACACATTGTAGAGGTGCTGTTTAACCACTTTCAGCTTGTCCAGCAGCTTGGCAGACGTACTAGCAGACATAGGATGCTCCGTTTCCTGATCCTGCGGCTCCGGTGAGATCCGCTGACGTAGGTTGAGCCATGTACGCAAAACGGGCTGATATACCCGCCTGCTTCTTCTTCTCCTGGGCGTGATTCTGCCCATGATGACCTCTCTTGATGGTGCCTTAGTCGTAAGCGTAGAGAAAATCGACGCTAGATGACAGGTTAATACTCTGAAAAATGGTATCTATTACCTGGGAGCAATAACCTATCTTTATCTTACCAAGTAAATGAAGTGTTATTGTTTCTTTTTCCTAGATAAAAGTCATCCTTCTGGACGCAAGATTTTACCCTAGGCTCCTGCGCTGCTATGCTTCGTCTTCTACATTTTAAAGATTAAAGGAAACACCATGTCGACCCCTTCTTTTGACAGTATAGAAGCGCAAGCAAGTTATGGTATTGGTCTGCAAGTTGGCCAGCAGCTGAATGAGTCTGGTCTGGAAGGTTTGCAGCCTGAAGCGCTGTTGGCAGGCCTGCGCGATGCGATGGAAGGGAATGCTCCGGCGGTTCCTGTAGAAGCCGTTCATCGTGCGCTGCGTGAAATCCACGAACGTGCAGATGCCGTGCGTCGCGAACAGCAAAAAGGCTTGGCTGAAGCGGGTCAGAAATTCTTGGAAGAAAACGCTAAGAATGATGATGTGACCGTAACCGAATCTGGCCTGCAGTTCAAAGTGCTGGAAAAAGGTGAAGGGACTATTCCAGCTCGTCAGGATCAGGTTCGCGTCCACTATACCGGCCGTCTGGTTGATGGCACCGTATTTGATAGCTCCGTTGAACGTGGTCAGCCAGCAGAATTCCCAGTGAACGGCGTGATCCCAGGTTGGATCGAAGCATTGACCATGATGCCAGTTGGCTCGAAATGGCAGCTGTATATTCCTCATAACTTAGCTTATGGCGAACGTGGCGCGGGTGCTTCTATTCCTCCATACAGCGCATTGGTATTTGACGTTGAACTGCTAGAAATCCTGTAATTTGGGTTAGCGTTAACGTTAATCAATGCGAAAGCCGGCGTTTGCCGGCTTTTTTGCGTTCTAGAGTGACAGGTTTCTTATTCACCGCGCAGCGCGCGTGGGAAGAGTAAGTTATTTTCTAAACTGATGTGCTCCATCAAGTCATTGATGAATTCGTTGATTCCAGCATACAGAGCTTGCCAAGTATTACAGGCACCTTCAGGTGGAACGACGTTGTTGGTCAAGAACTTGATGACTTCCAGCTGTTCGCCGGCGTCGTCATGCTCGCTTTCCATCACTGAAATCGGACCGCCAGCCTGTGCGCCCATCCCTTGTTCAATCAGCGGGAACAGAATACGTTCTTCTTTCATCATGTGCTGGCTGAGGTCTTGATAGATTAAGTTCAGCTGCTTACCCAGACCTTTTGGGCAGGTTGGTTTGTCGCCGTGTACGCGCTCTACTTTTTCCGCCATGAGGATCAGCTCAGGTAATTGTTCACGATGGCGATCGTGATAGCGTTTAACAATAAACGGCGTGATCTCAGCCAGCGGCGTTGTGCGCCAGTCGTGCGCGGTGGCGTTGTTTGGTTCGCTTTTGAGGGCTTCCAATTGCGCTTCTAGCTCATCAACATTCAGATTTTTTTTGGTGGCTACGCGCAATAAAGTTTGTTTGCCCCCACAGCAGAAGTCCATATCATGCTGACGGAAAAGACGCGTTGCGCGTGGGATAGTGATTGCCAGTTCGCCTAATGATAGATCGCGTAATGCCATAGTTATGTTCCTCAGGATGCCTCTATTTTATAAAGTGTATTTTAAATGCAATTTATAACTTAAGCCATAACTCTTTGGGGGTTGTTGAGTCATTTGCGATAATTAAACAAATAAAAAGCGAGGAAAGATGATGTTTTCCGACTGGTTAACTCGGTGGAATTTACAGGCCGATGGGGCAGTGATAGAGACTCATAGCAGCCAGCTATTGCCAGTTTTATGCGTTGGCATTCCATTAATGCTGAAACTTGCTCTGGTTGAAGAGGAGCGCCGTGGTGCCGATTTAATGCAATGGTGGAATGGGAATGGTGCTGCGAAGGTTGTTGCTCATCATAACGAAGCCTTGCTGATGGAACGCGCCTGCGGAGCCAAAAATTTGCTGCATATGGCTAAACATAGCCAAGACGATGAAGCGAGCCAGATTATGTGCCGTGTCGTTACTCAGTTGCATGCTTGCCGTGAAGAAACGGCACCTCCGCTGGAGGCATTGCATCAGCGCTTTACGGCATTACGGAAGGCTGCATTGTTGTCTCATGATCCACTAATGTCATTGTGTTGTTCGGTTGCCGAAACGTTGTTGTCTAGCCCACAAGACGAAGTGGTATTGCACGGCGATATACACCATGGAAATATTTTAGATTTTGGTGAGCGTGGTTGGTTGGCAATTGACCCCAAAGGCTTATTCGGTGAGCGTGGTTATGATTATGCCAACTTATTTTGTAATCCAGAGCTTGTAACGTGCACGCAGCTCGAGCGTTTTTTGCGTCAACTCACCGTGGTTACGCAGGCAGCAAACTTAGATAGGCAGAGATTGCTGATGTGGATTATGGCCTACGCGGGTTTATCGGCGGCTTGGTTTCTAGAAGATAATGAGTTGGATTATGTCGTGAGCCGAATGAGCATCGCGAGATTTGCCGCTGACGCATTGGGGATCTGACCGGTCTATACCGAGCATCCCCCCACTGCGAATCAGCGGGGGGATTAGTATTACTTTTGTAGATCAATCTGATACAGCGCAAAACCTAAATTATCTTGGCCTTTGCTGATCAGCGGATACTGAGCATGTTCAGAAATGAATTTGCTCGCTTTTTCACTTGGTGAAGTTTCAAAGCGAATATCCAGCGGCGTTTTGCTGTGAATTGGCGCGAGTCGCCAGTTGTTATCCACCTGCGGAGTGACTGCGCCATGCTTTTTGGTCTCGGTGCGAATGTAGTCGGCAAGTACGGCACGGTTTTCATCAGGCGAAGCAAACGCAATATGCTTATCGCCGGTTCCTGCAAACTTGCCGCCGTAGGCGCGGTAGTTGTTGGTCGCAATCAGGAATTGGGCTTTAGGATCAATCGGTTTGCCGTTGAATGTTAGACCCTTAATGCGTTCGGATTTAGGGTTTATCAGCGCACATTCGCCGTCGTAGCGCGCTGGCTGGCTAACATCAACCTGATAATTGACGCCGTCAATGATGTCAAAATTGTAGGTACGGAATCCATCCCAGTTAATCAACTCCTGAGGTTTGCTGCTGCTAATATCGATTTGGTTGTACTGCCCAGCAGAGCACTCCAGCCACTCTTTCACATCGGCGCCGCTGGCTTTGACCACCACCAACGTATTTGGATATAGGTAAAGATCGGCGGCGTTGCGGAAGGTGAGCTGGCCTTTTTCGACTTCCACATAGCTGGCCGGATCGTTTTTGCGCCCGCCAACTTTAAACGGCGCTGCGGCAGAGAGCACGGGAATATCGGCCAGATCCGGATCGCCTTGGATATAGTGTTCAACGTAGGCGCGCTGGGCGTTATTCACGATCTGTACCGTTGGATCGTCTTGGATTAGCGCCAGATAGCTGTACATATTATCGTTGGATTTACCGATAGGCTGGCTGACAAAATCGCGGGTACCTTTGTGATCGTCTTTCAGCACGTTAACTAAAGCCGTGTCTTCTGCCGCCAATGATTTTTTATTAGCGAGATCGTAAATTGGACGTGCCTGCGCAGTAGCCTCTTCGACTTTCCAACTGCCTTGGTCGTTGTTTATCACCAGATCGACCAGACCTAAATGATCTCCCCATTGCCCAGGCATTACGGCAGGGATACCGTTCAACGTGCCTTTATCAATATTAACGCCTTTGATATCGGCAAAATCTTTGCTCGGGAAAACCGCGTGTGAATGACCGAACATAATGGCGTTGATATCGGGCACTTGGCTCAGATAGTAAACCGAGTTCTCAGCCATCACCTGATAGG
This is a stretch of genomic DNA from Hafnia alvei. It encodes these proteins:
- the priB gene encoding primosomal replication protein N; amino-acid sequence: MTSNRLVLTGTVCKVPIRKVSPSGIPHCQFVLEHRSIQQEAGLSRQAWCRMPVIVSGQAFQATTHRLTVGSMLTVQGFISSHQGRNGLTKLVLHAEQIELIDSGD
- the rpsF gene encoding 30S ribosomal protein S6 — encoded protein: MRHYEIVFMVHPDQSEQVPGMIERYSATITNAAGQIHRLEDWGRRQLAYPINKLHKAHYVLLNVEAPQEAIDELETNFRFNDAVIRSMVMRTKNAVTEASPMVKAKDERRGDRREDFANETADDADAGDSEE
- the rpsR gene encoding 30S ribosomal protein S18 → MARYFRRRKFCRFTAEGVQEIDYKDIATLKNYITESGKIVPSRITGTRAKYQRQLARAIKRARYLSLLPYTDRHQ
- a CDS encoding aminoglycoside phosphotransferase family protein, which encodes MMFSDWLTRWNLQADGAVIETHSSQLLPVLCVGIPLMLKLALVEEERRGADLMQWWNGNGAAKVVAHHNEALLMERACGAKNLLHMAKHSQDDEASQIMCRVVTQLHACREETAPPLEALHQRFTALRKAALLSHDPLMSLCCSVAETLLSSPQDEVVLHGDIHHGNILDFGERGWLAIDPKGLFGERGYDYANLFCNPELVTCTQLERFLRQLTVVTQAANLDRQRLLMWIMAYAGLSAAWFLEDNELDYVVSRMSIARFAADALGI
- a CDS encoding bifunctional 2',3'-cyclic-nucleotide 2'-phosphodiesterase/3'-nucleotidase — protein: MSARPLSYSLLALLIAGSAQAATVDLRILETSDLHSNMMDFDYYKDKPTEKFGLVRTASLINDARHEATNSVLVDNGDLIQGSPLGDYMAAKGLKDGEIHPVYKAMNTLDYTVGNIGNHEFNYGLDYLKKAQAGAKFPYINANVVDAKTGEPIWKPYLIAEKQVKDRDGKMHTLRIGYIGFVPPQIMTWDKSNLAGKVKVNDITETARRYVPQMKKEGADLIVAIPHSGLSSLPYQVMAENSVYYLSQVPDINAIMFGHSHAVFPSKDFADIKGVNIDKGTLNGIPAVMPGQWGDHLGLVDLVINNDQGSWKVEEATAQARPIYDLANKKSLAAEDTALVNVLKDDHKGTRDFVSQPIGKSNDNMYSYLALIQDDPTVQIVNNAQRAYVEHYIQGDPDLADIPVLSAAAPFKVGGRKNDPASYVEVEKGQLTFRNAADLYLYPNTLVVVKASGADVKEWLECSAGQYNQIDISSSKPQELINWDGFRTYNFDIIDGVNYQVDVSQPARYDGECALINPKSERIKGLTFNGKPIDPKAQFLIATNNYRAYGGKFAGTGDKHIAFASPDENRAVLADYIRTETKKHGAVTPQVDNNWRLAPIHSKTPLDIRFETSPSEKASKFISEHAQYPLISKGQDNLGFALYQIDLQK
- a CDS encoding DUF488 domain-containing protein translates to MPATIHIARVYDVHAPFPASTFLTDRLWPRGISKVRLEGVQWLKAVAPSNELRHAFHEQRVSWQEFGELYRAELHANQACEELVGLLKRDEPLMLLYGSRDEQHNQAIVLRGYLLEQVSG
- a CDS encoding peptidylprolyl isomerase encodes the protein MSTPSFDSIEAQASYGIGLQVGQQLNESGLEGLQPEALLAGLRDAMEGNAPAVPVEAVHRALREIHERADAVRREQQKGLAEAGQKFLEENAKNDDVTVTESGLQFKVLEKGEGTIPARQDQVRVHYTGRLVDGTVFDSSVERGQPAEFPVNGVIPGWIEALTMMPVGSKWQLYIPHNLAYGERGAGASIPPYSALVFDVELLEIL
- the ytfE gene encoding iron-sulfur cluster repair protein YtfE; translated protein: MALRDLSLGELAITIPRATRLFRQHDMDFCCGGKQTLLRVATKKNLNVDELEAQLEALKSEPNNATAHDWRTTPLAEITPFIVKRYHDRHREQLPELILMAEKVERVHGDKPTCPKGLGKQLNLIYQDLSQHMMKEERILFPLIEQGMGAQAGGPISVMESEHDDAGEQLEVIKFLTNNVVPPEGACNTWQALYAGINEFINDLMEHISLENNLLFPRALRGE
- a CDS encoding OapA family protein, giving the protein MGRITPRRRRSRRVYQPVLRTWLNLRQRISPEPQDQETEHPMSASTSAKLLDKLKVVKQHLYNVWHMPDRFDWMEPLPAFHRRWVIVATVVLLLSLLWPYSDPQDARYTPEQTQENEAPLQAGMQNNDAPPPPRVAPTNQTAANGWQEYHIQAGQTLAQLFRDNQLDVNDVFAMAQVEGNDKPLSNLKAGQEVEIQHNAQGQVIALKIETITNEQIEFRRESDGSFRRVR
- the rplI gene encoding 50S ribosomal protein L9 — translated: MQVILLDKVANLGSLGDQVNVKAGYARNFLVPQGKAVPATKKNIEFFEARRAELEAKLADVLAAAEARAAKINELGAVTLASKAGDEGKLFGSIGTRDIADAVTAAGVQVAKSEVRLPNGVLRTVGDHEVHFQVHSDVFAQLNVVVVAE